The Acidimicrobiales bacterium genome includes a region encoding these proteins:
- a CDS encoding Zn-ribbon domain-containing OB-fold protein: MPSKPVPQPSPETQPFWDGCAAGELRLQRCQPCAAFYFPPRPFCPTCLSSEVEWRKVSGRGTLHTYLINHRPARGFEDEAPYALAVVQLDEGPRLMSNIVGVANTPENLVLDMALQVAFESRGEVMLPVFEPAR; this comes from the coding sequence GTGCCGTCCAAACCCGTGCCCCAGCCCTCACCCGAGACCCAGCCGTTCTGGGACGGGTGCGCCGCCGGTGAGCTGCGCCTTCAGCGCTGCCAGCCGTGTGCCGCCTTCTACTTCCCGCCCCGCCCGTTCTGCCCCACATGCCTGTCGTCCGAGGTCGAATGGCGGAAGGTGAGCGGAAGGGGGACCCTGCACACCTACCTCATCAACCACCGGCCGGCCCGTGGGTTCGAGGACGAGGCTCCGTACGCGCTGGCCGTGGTCCAGCTGGACGAAGGGCCCCGGCTGATGTCGAACATCGTCGGTGTCGCCAACACTCCGGAGAACCTGGTGCTGGACATGGCTCTGCAGGTCGCCTTCGAGTCGCGCGGCGAGGTGATGCTCCCCGTGTTCGAGCCGGCCCGATGA